TCGGCCTCGAGGCGTTGTCGCGCGGAGCCGCGCACGCCACCTTCGTCGAGCGGGCCGCAGCACCGTTGAAGGCACTGGAGGCGAACATCCGGCGCCTGCAGCCGGAGAGCGTGGAAGTCGTGAAGGACGACGCGCTGCGCTACGCGCGCCGGCTCGAGGCGGACGCCTTCGACATCGTCGTCGCGGACCCGCCCTACGACGAGGGGCACGCGACCGCGCTCGTCGAGCTGTTCCTCGAGCGTGGGTTCGCACGCATCCTGGCGGTCGAGCATCGCACGAAGGAGTCGCTCGACCATGTGGCAGGCGCACACACGCGTCGCTACGGCGATACGGCACTCACCTTCGTGATGCGGGAACCATGACCGAACGCAAGCGCGTTGCGATCTACCCGGGCTCCTTCGATCCCGTCACGCGTGGCCACGAGGACATCGTGCGGCGCGCGCTCGCCTTCTGCGACGTGATCATCGTGGCGGTCGCGCACCGCCGCACGCAGCGCAAGGAGGGGCTCTTCACCATCGAGGAGCGGCTCGACCTGCTGCGCGAGGTGTTCAGCGACGAGCCGCGGATCCGCACCACGGAGTTCGAGGGGCTGCTCGTCGACTTCGCCCGCGAGAGCGGCGCCTCGCTGCTGGTCCGCGGGCTGCGCGCGGTCTCCGACTTCGAGTACGAGTTCCAGATGGCGTCCATGAACCGCCACCTCTGGCCCGACATCGAGACCGTGTTCCTGACACCCGACGAGCACTACTCCTACCTGTCCGCTTCGCTCGTACGCGAGATTGCTTCGCTCGGCGGCGACGTCGCCAGCTTCGTCTCGCCAAACGTGCTCACCGCGCTGCATCAGAAGTTCGGCAGGGCATGAACGCATTCGTGGACAGCATCCGGCTGCGTGCGCGCTCCGGCATGCGCCGGATCGTGTTTCCCGAGGGCGACGACGCACGCACGCTGGACGCCGTGGCGCGCCTGGTGCTCGGCGACCTGGTGCGGCCGGTGGTGCTGGGCGAGCCGGAGGCGGTGCGTGACGCGATCGCGTCGCACGGGGCGGACGCCGCCACCGTGGAGGTGATCGATCCCGCGACGGACCCGCGGCGCGATCAGCTTGCCGGCGTGCTGCACGAGCTGCGCGCGCACCGCGGCATGACGCGGGAGGACGCCCTGGAGCGTGTGCGGGATCCGCTCATGTTCGGCGCCCTGCTGGTGCGCGAGCGCCAGGTGCACGGCTCGGTTGCGGGCGCGTCGCGCACCACGGCGGACGTGCTGCGGGCCGCCATCTGGTGCGTGGGCACGGCGCAGGGCATCCGCACGGTCTCGTCCGGGTTCTACATGGTCGTGCCCCCCTTCCGGAACGGAGGGGCGGCCGAGGTGCTCACCTTCACGGATGGCAGCGTGGTGCCCGAGCCGACCAGCGAACAGCTCGCCGACATCGCGGCAGCGGCGGTCGCGGCTCGACGCAGCATCGTCGGAGATGCGCCCCGGGTCGCATTTCTGTCATTTTCGACCAAGGGAAGCGCGGAAAGCGAATCCGTCGACCGGGTTCGTGCCGCCGTCGAGCGGTTCCGCGCATTGCACCCGGACGTGCCGGCGGACGGCGAGCTGCAGGTCGACGCGGCGGTGGTGCCGTCGATCGCCGAGCGCAAGGCGGCCGGGTCGCCGATCCGGGGTGACGCGAACGTGCTCGTGTTCCCGAACCTGGATGCCGGCAACATCGGCTACAAGCTGGTGCAGCGGCTGGCGCACGCCGAGGCGATCGGTCCGATCCTGCAGGGGCTCGCGCGCCCCTGCAACGACCTCTCGCGCGGCGCCAGCGCGGAGGACATTGTTAACGTCGCCTGCATCACGGCGCTGCAGGGCGGTTGAGTGCCGGGCACGCTTCGTGCCCTGTCACGCGACGGCCAGGACATATAATTACGCCCGGGAGGGGGGAGATGAGCTTCGACGTCAGGAAGCAGGGTGATGTGACGGTGATCGACGTGGAGGGACAGCTGATCGTCGGGAACCGCCAGGAGCTGAAGCAGAAGGTGCTCGAAGAGCTGGAAGGTGGTGCCCGCAAGTTCCTGATCGACTTCTCGTCGACCGGCTACATCGACTCGTCCGGTCTGGGCGTGCTCGTCAGCCTGTCGAAGAAGATCCGGGAGCAGGGGGGTGAGCTCCGGCTCGCAAACCTCAACGAGGACCTGCGCACGCTGTTCGAGCTGACCAAGCTCGACACGCTGTTTCACATTGCCAGCTCTCGCGACGAGGCACTCTCCTCCTTCTGAGCCGCCTTTGTTGGAGCGGGTTGTCACCCGCCACTGGCCCACGGTATCATTCCGGCAATGACCGAGGTGATCAATCTTCGGAATGATCTGCGGGCCATCGAGCGCACCGTCGCCTCGCTCGTGGAGCGAGGCCGGGCCGTGGGCTTCGACGACAACCTGCTCCGTCTCAACCTGCGCGTCGGCCTGACCGAAGCACTCGCCAACGCGATGCTGTACGGCAACAACCGCGATCCGCGCAAGCGCGTGCGGGTCGAGGCGCAGATCGAGCCGGATCGCATCATGATCCGCGTTACCGACGAGGGGCGCGGCTTCGATCCCGACCAGGTCGACGATCCCACCACGCCCGCCAACCTGCAGAAGATCGGCGGCCGCGGGATCTTCCTCATCCGCAAACTGATGGATCGGGTGGAGTTCAACGACCGGGGCAACTCCATCCTGATGATCCTGGATTCCCGTTCCAGTGGCGTGCGAGAGCGCGCCAGCGGCATGTGATCTCGAGTGCACTGACCGAAACGTACCCGATCCCGAAGCCGGTCGAGGACGCCCTCGCCGCGCTCAAGGACGAGCGTGTGCGCTGCTGGGCCGTGCGCGGCGAGGAGCGCGTGCGACTCTTCCCCGCGGAAGACGAGCCGTGGGGCGCGGATGTATGCCACGTCGTGGAGCTGGGCGACGGCGCGCGCTACGAGCTGGAGGCGGAGCGCGACGGCCCCGCGATCGAGCTGCTCGTGAGCACGCTGCGCATGAGCCTGACGTATGAGCGGGAAGCGCAGTCCGCCGCCCGGGAGCTGACGGAGCGCTACGAGGAGATCAACCTCCTCTACTCGATCAGCGAGATCCTCGCGTCCGTGCTGTCCCTGCCGGAAGCGGCGACGCAGATCCTCGAGGAGGTCATGGACGTGCTCGCCGCGCGACGCGCGTCGCTGTGGGTCTACGACGACGAGGACCAGCGCTTGCACCTGGCGGCGAGCGTCGGCGAGGACGGGATGACGGGACCGATCGCGGTGGACGACGCGGAGTCCGCCACGGCCAAGGTGTTCCGTGAGCGCCAGGCACTGAACCTGGAGCGGGGCGCGGTCGCGGCGGGCGTGCCGCGGCTGGAGCCGAGGCCGCAGGGCAGGGAAGCGTTCCTGTCCGTGCCGATCAACTACACTCCGCCACATGGCCGCGCACGAACGGTCGGCGTGATCACGCTGGTCGGCCGCCGCTCGAACCTGCGCTTTACCGCTGGCGACGCGCGCCTGCTTTCGGCGATCGCGAGCCAGATCGGTGCAGCGCTGGAAACGCAGCGGCTCGTGCGCGAAAGCCTGCGCCAGGAGCGTACGCTGCGGGAGCTCGAGCTCGCGCACGACCTGCAGCTCAAGCTGCTGCCCGATCCGAGTACGCTCGAGGGACGTCACGACCTGGATGCGCGCTGCGTCCCGGCGGAAACCGTCGGCGGCGATTTCTACCAGATCTTCCAGCTGCCGAACAACCGCCTGGGCCTCATGATCGGCGACGTATCGAGTCACGGCTTCTCGGCGGCGCTGATCATGGCGCTGACGATGAGCGCCGTCGGCATCTACGCACAGGAATCGGGACCACCCGCGGACGTGCTGCGCCGCGTACACCGCGCGCTGGAAAAGGAGCTCGAGACGACGGAGATGTACCTGTCGCTGTTCTACGGCGTCATCGAGCCCGACAACCAGCGGATCGTCTACGCCAACGCCGGTCACCCGCACGCCTACATCATTCATCGGGACGGCATGCGCACGCGGCTGGGCGCGACGGATCCGCCGCTCGGCATCGTGCCGCTCGACCGGTACGGCGAGGCGAGTGCGGAGTGGAAGCCGTCGCAGGACCTGCTCTGCCTCTTCACGGACGGCCTTTCGGACGCGTTCGTCGGTGGCGAGGAGGCACTGATGGACGAGATCGTGAGCATGCGCGACCGGCCGCTGCGGGCGATCATCGACCGCATCTTCCGCGCGACCGCAAAGCGGCTCACCGGCATCCCCTCCGATGACCGCACGGCGCTGTTCGTGCGCCGCTGAGCGGTAGTGGTCCGCGCCAGGAAATCGCTCGGCCAGAACTTCCTCGTCGACAGGAATTACCAGCAGCGCATCGTCGCGGCGCTCGAGGCCGGGCCGGAGGATACGGTGCTCGAGATCGGCCCCGGCACCGGTGCCCTTACCGACCACCTTGCGGGCGCGGTGCGGCGGCTCGTCGCGGTCGAGAAGGACGACGCGCTGGCCGCCGCGCTCGAGCAGCGCTTCGCGGGACGTGCGGACGTCGAGATCGTGAATGGCGACGCACTCGCCGTGGATCTCGTGGCACTGCTCGGCTCACCCGGGGATGCGCGCATCATCGGCAACATCCCCTACAACATCACGAGCCCGCTGATCTTCCGGATGCTGGAGCGCGAGCATCGCCCGCGTCGCCTGGTGTTCATGGTGCAGAAGGAGGTCGCCGATCGCATCGTCTCGCCCCCCGGCGACCGGCAGTACGGTGCGCTCTCGGTGGGCGTGCGGACGGTGGCGCAGGTGGAGCGGCTGTTCGTGGTGCCGCGCGGCGCGTTCCGGCCCGTACCGAACGTCGACTCCGCCGTGCTGCGCATCGATCCGTTCCGACCGTCGCCACTCACGGCGGCAGATGAGCGCGACGTCCGCACCCTCGCGCGCGTCGCGTTCGGCTGGCGACGCAAGCAGCTCCAGCGCATCCTGCGCGACGCGCCGGAGTACGGGCTCGACGCAGACGCCGTGGCGGCACTGCTGGCACCCTTCGAGATCTCACCCGCGGCACGGCCGGAAACGCTCGCGCCCGAAGACTTCGTCGCACTCGCTCGCGCGTTGCGCGCACGCGGACTGCCGGGTGATACTTCGGTCGGCATGGATGCACGACAGGAGTCGGTGTGACGGACAGGGGCAGCAACACAGGCGGCGGTCGGAGTCCCGAGGCGGGGCACCAGCAGGACGCTGCGTCGGCTGCGGCGCCGACCGGGCGCGGGCGCGATTCCGACACCACGCTGTTCGGCATCGTCGCGCACGAGCTGCGGTCCCCCATCGCCGCTATCCTCGGGTACGAGGAGCTGCTCGCCGAAGGGTTGCTCGGCACCATCGACGATCGCGCCCGCGAAGCACTCGCACGCATCCGCAGCTCCGCCCGCCAGCTGCTCACCCTCACCGAGGGCATGCAGGAGCTGTCCGGAAGGGAAAGCGCTGCGCCGCATCCCGAGGACGTGGATCATGCAGAGTTGCTGCGCGCCTCACTGGGACGGGCGGCCTCCGAGGCACAGGCGCGACGCGTCACGCTGGACCTCTCGCGCGTGCAGGGCGTGGCAGTCCCCGGTCGCACGGATCCGCAGGCGCTCGAGCACGTGCTCGATGCTGCACTCGGTGCAGCCCTGAAAACCTCCACCGGACGCAACCTCACACCGGCGCTGGAAGGGGACGAAACCGCAGTGACCTACTGGATCCGCAACACCGGCATGGATGCAACAACGCTGGAGCGGATCGATTC
This genomic window from Longimicrobiales bacterium contains:
- the rsmD gene encoding 16S rRNA (guanine(966)-N(2))-methyltransferase RsmD; the encoded protein is MRIIAGRWRGHPLTTPGGQRTRPTTDRVREAWMSVLQHDLPGARVLDLFAGSGALGLEALSRGAAHATFVERAAAPLKALEANIRRLQPESVEVVKDDALRYARRLEADAFDIVVADPPYDEGHATALVELFLERGFARILAVEHRTKESLDHVAGAHTRRYGDTALTFVMREP
- the coaD gene encoding pantetheine-phosphate adenylyltransferase, whose protein sequence is MTERKRVAIYPGSFDPVTRGHEDIVRRALAFCDVIIVAVAHRRTQRKEGLFTIEERLDLLREVFSDEPRIRTTEFEGLLVDFARESGASLLVRGLRAVSDFEYEFQMASMNRHLWPDIETVFLTPDEHYSYLSASLVREIASLGGDVASFVSPNVLTALHQKFGRA
- the pta gene encoding phosphate acetyltransferase: MNAFVDSIRLRARSGMRRIVFPEGDDARTLDAVARLVLGDLVRPVVLGEPEAVRDAIASHGADAATVEVIDPATDPRRDQLAGVLHELRAHRGMTREDALERVRDPLMFGALLVRERQVHGSVAGASRTTADVLRAAIWCVGTAQGIRTVSSGFYMVVPPFRNGGAAEVLTFTDGSVVPEPTSEQLADIAAAAVAARRSIVGDAPRVAFLSFSTKGSAESESVDRVRAAVERFRALHPDVPADGELQVDAAVVPSIAERKAAGSPIRGDANVLVFPNLDAGNIGYKLVQRLAHAEAIGPILQGLARPCNDLSRGASAEDIVNVACITALQGG
- a CDS encoding STAS domain-containing protein, which gives rise to MSFDVRKQGDVTVIDVEGQLIVGNRQELKQKVLEELEGGARKFLIDFSSTGYIDSSGLGVLVSLSKKIREQGGELRLANLNEDLRTLFELTKLDTLFHIASSRDEALSSF
- a CDS encoding ATP-binding protein, encoding MTEVINLRNDLRAIERTVASLVERGRAVGFDDNLLRLNLRVGLTEALANAMLYGNNRDPRKRVRVEAQIEPDRIMIRVTDEGRGFDPDQVDDPTTPANLQKIGGRGIFLIRKLMDRVEFNDRGNSILMILDSRSSGVRERASGM
- a CDS encoding GAF domain-containing SpoIIE family protein phosphatase, coding for MISSALTETYPIPKPVEDALAALKDERVRCWAVRGEERVRLFPAEDEPWGADVCHVVELGDGARYELEAERDGPAIELLVSTLRMSLTYEREAQSAARELTERYEEINLLYSISEILASVLSLPEAATQILEEVMDVLAARRASLWVYDDEDQRLHLAASVGEDGMTGPIAVDDAESATAKVFRERQALNLERGAVAAGVPRLEPRPQGREAFLSVPINYTPPHGRARTVGVITLVGRRSNLRFTAGDARLLSAIASQIGAALETQRLVRESLRQERTLRELELAHDLQLKLLPDPSTLEGRHDLDARCVPAETVGGDFYQIFQLPNNRLGLMIGDVSSHGFSAALIMALTMSAVGIYAQESGPPADVLRRVHRALEKELETTEMYLSLFYGVIEPDNQRIVYANAGHPHAYIIHRDGMRTRLGATDPPLGIVPLDRYGEASAEWKPSQDLLCLFTDGLSDAFVGGEEALMDEIVSMRDRPLRAIIDRIFRATAKRLTGIPSDDRTALFVRR
- the rsmA gene encoding 16S rRNA (adenine(1518)-N(6)/adenine(1519)-N(6))-dimethyltransferase RsmA; this translates as MVRARKSLGQNFLVDRNYQQRIVAALEAGPEDTVLEIGPGTGALTDHLAGAVRRLVAVEKDDALAAALEQRFAGRADVEIVNGDALAVDLVALLGSPGDARIIGNIPYNITSPLIFRMLEREHRPRRLVFMVQKEVADRIVSPPGDRQYGALSVGVRTVAQVERLFVVPRGAFRPVPNVDSAVLRIDPFRPSPLTAADERDVRTLARVAFGWRRKQLQRILRDAPEYGLDADAVAALLAPFEISPAARPETLAPEDFVALARALRARGLPGDTSVGMDARQESV
- a CDS encoding HAMP domain-containing sensor histidine kinase, which encodes MTDRGSNTGGGRSPEAGHQQDAASAAAPTGRGRDSDTTLFGIVAHELRSPIAAILGYEELLAEGLLGTIDDRAREALARIRSSARQLLTLTEGMQELSGRESAAPHPEDVDHAELLRASLGRAASEAQARRVTLDLSRVQGVAVPGRTDPQALEHVLDAALGAALKTSTGRNLTPALEGDETAVTYWIRNTGMDATTLERIDSGAALRMRIASGMARRLGGDIRLIEEEDGTTVAITIPAVP